The proteins below come from a single Longimicrobium sp. genomic window:
- the aspS gene encoding aspartate--tRNA ligase produces the protein MSFENPTSYRSSLAGSLRAGDAGNAVTLAGWVHRRRDLGGLCFVDLRDREGLAQVSFDPAWTPPEVLEEARRLGPEDVIQVEGTVFPRIAGQHNEDLPTGDVEVRATGLTVLTRAEPLPIQVFYGAKDELPSEDLRLRYRSLDLRRPELQHAIRIRHQAAAAARQFLNAQGFLEIETPLLTKPTPEGARDFLVPSRNWPGEFYALPQSPQLYKQLLMVSGFDRYYQIARCLRDEDLRADRQPEFTQIDMEMAFADAEDVFRVGEELMAAVLREVGGIEIPTPFPRLTYAQAMARYGSDKPDLRFDLPIVDVTAVLQGADFRLFQATQGTAQRIRGIRVPGGARLSRKELDELQEVAKRGGAAGALWVKRGEDGLGGQFARALDDSARDAFYSAVGMESGDLFVAVVGEFRVGDPEAVGPVVGSTGGSAPVVEETHEVRAGLEPALDELRRHLARKLDLVDTTRQAWLWVTEFPLFGWDADANRLVSEHHPFTRPHPDDIPLILEAAREGTPSAEAARALYRRPVRSLAYDAVWNGMEMSSGSVRIHEPELQGAIFRTLGIGAEEAQTKFGFLLEAFRYGAPPHAGVAFGFDRLVMLLAGGQSLRDVIAFPKTASARALFENAPTPVADEQLREVNIRSAAT, from the coding sequence ATGAGCTTCGAGAACCCGACTTCGTACCGATCGTCCCTGGCCGGCTCGCTGCGCGCGGGCGACGCGGGAAACGCCGTGACGCTGGCCGGCTGGGTGCACCGCCGCCGCGACCTGGGCGGCCTGTGCTTCGTGGACCTGCGCGACCGAGAGGGGCTGGCGCAGGTGTCGTTCGACCCCGCGTGGACGCCGCCCGAGGTGCTGGAGGAGGCGCGCCGCCTGGGGCCCGAGGACGTGATCCAGGTGGAGGGGACCGTCTTCCCCCGCATCGCCGGGCAGCACAACGAGGACCTGCCCACGGGCGACGTGGAGGTGCGTGCGACGGGGCTGACGGTGCTGACGCGCGCCGAGCCGCTGCCGATCCAGGTGTTCTACGGCGCGAAGGACGAGCTTCCGTCGGAGGATCTCCGTCTCCGCTACCGCTCGCTGGACCTGCGGCGCCCGGAGCTGCAGCACGCCATCCGCATCCGCCACCAGGCGGCGGCGGCCGCGCGGCAGTTCCTGAACGCGCAGGGGTTCCTGGAGATCGAGACGCCGCTGCTGACCAAGCCCACGCCCGAGGGCGCGCGCGACTTCCTGGTCCCCAGCCGCAACTGGCCCGGCGAGTTCTACGCGCTGCCGCAGAGCCCGCAGCTGTACAAGCAGCTGCTGATGGTGAGCGGGTTCGACCGGTACTACCAGATCGCCCGCTGCCTCCGCGACGAGGACCTGCGCGCCGACCGCCAGCCCGAGTTCACGCAGATCGACATGGAGATGGCCTTCGCCGACGCGGAGGACGTGTTCCGCGTGGGCGAGGAGCTGATGGCGGCCGTCCTGCGCGAGGTGGGGGGGATCGAGATCCCCACGCCCTTCCCGCGGCTGACCTACGCCCAGGCGATGGCGCGCTACGGGAGCGACAAGCCCGACCTGCGCTTCGACCTGCCCATCGTGGACGTGACGGCTGTCTTGCAGGGGGCGGACTTCCGCCTCTTCCAGGCCACGCAGGGCACCGCGCAGCGCATCCGCGGGATCCGCGTGCCCGGCGGCGCGCGGCTGTCGCGCAAGGAGCTGGACGAGCTGCAGGAGGTGGCGAAGCGCGGGGGGGCGGCCGGCGCGCTGTGGGTGAAGCGCGGCGAGGACGGCCTCGGCGGCCAGTTCGCCAGGGCGCTGGACGACTCCGCGCGCGACGCGTTCTACTCTGCCGTGGGGATGGAGAGCGGCGACCTGTTCGTCGCGGTCGTCGGCGAGTTCCGCGTCGGTGACCCGGAGGCGGTGGGACCCGTCGTAGGTTCTACGGGCGGGAGCGCGCCGGTGGTGGAGGAGACGCACGAGGTGCGCGCGGGGCTGGAGCCGGCGCTGGACGAGCTGCGCCGCCACCTGGCCCGCAAGCTCGACCTGGTCGACACGACCAGGCAGGCGTGGCTGTGGGTGACGGAGTTCCCGCTCTTCGGGTGGGACGCGGACGCGAACCGGCTGGTGTCCGAGCACCATCCCTTCACCCGCCCGCACCCCGACGACATCCCGCTGATCCTGGAGGCGGCGCGGGAGGGGACGCCGTCGGCCGAGGCGGCGCGGGCTCTGTACCGGCGGCCGGTGCGGTCGCTGGCGTACGACGCGGTGTGGAACGGGATGGAGATGTCCAGCGGCTCGGTGCGCATCCACGAGCCGGAGCTGCAGGGGGCCATCTTCCGCACGCTGGGGATCGGGGCCGAGGAGGCGCAGACCAAGTTCGGCTTCCTGCTCGAGGCCTTCCGCTACGGCGCGCCGCCGCACGCGGGGGTGGCCTTCGGGTTCGACCGGCTGGTGATGCTGCTGGCCGGCGGGCAGAGCCTGCGCGACGTGATCGCGTTCCCCAAGACGGCCAGCGCGCGGGCGCTGTTCGAGAACGCGCCCACGCCGGTGGCCGACGAGCAGCTCCGCGAGGTGAACATTCGCAGCGCTGCGACGTAA
- a CDS encoding PTS sugar transporter subunit IIA: MLLTELLTPERVKVPLAARTKDAVLEELVGVLAAAGVVADPAAVLRAVHRREDELTTAIGGGVAIPHGKVDGVGELVVAAGVASAPIDFAALDGQPVRLFFLLVGPESAAGAHVKALSRISRLVRRDDLRERLNAAATADEFMAVVAESESA, translated from the coding sequence GTGCTGCTGACGGAGCTGCTGACCCCCGAGCGCGTGAAGGTGCCCCTTGCCGCACGGACCAAGGACGCCGTGCTGGAGGAGCTGGTGGGGGTGCTGGCGGCCGCGGGCGTGGTGGCCGACCCGGCCGCGGTGCTCCGCGCCGTGCACAGGCGCGAGGACGAGCTGACCACCGCGATCGGCGGCGGCGTGGCCATTCCCCACGGGAAGGTCGACGGCGTGGGCGAGCTGGTGGTGGCCGCCGGCGTGGCATCGGCGCCGATCGACTTCGCGGCGCTGGACGGGCAGCCGGTGCGCCTCTTCTTCCTGCTCGTCGGCCCCGAGAGCGCCGCGGGGGCGCACGTGAAGGCGCTGTCGCGCATCTCCCGGCTGGTGCGGCGCGACGACCTGCGCGAGCGGCTGAACGCGGCGGCCACGGCGGACGAGTTCATGGCCGTGGTGGCCGAGTCGGAGAGCGCGTGA
- a CDS encoding formyltransferase family protein, with the protein MKRRVVVVTRGGVQVARMLARLDARGARPAAVLVYVDGPARTGAPGAIRRALRWARRRLRAWRAARELRGAATVSVTGPLNGARMVRDLRSLAPDVLLLAGCGVVGDEILAVPREGTVNVHPALLPWIRGNGPVENSVLRAVPPGCTAHRVDAGIDTGPIISRRLVRLAGGETLGDLRRAAGALWVEMAAEIAAAAAAGPLPAGTPQHERHPLCRAVTDPAALAAAEAAAAAGAPKIVFDRWAARCDPGDLSLAPDALAPGPTDLHPAGTPAR; encoded by the coding sequence ATGAAGCGCCGGGTCGTGGTCGTCACGCGCGGCGGCGTGCAGGTCGCGCGCATGCTGGCGCGGCTGGACGCGCGCGGCGCCCGCCCCGCGGCCGTGCTCGTCTACGTGGACGGGCCCGCGCGCACGGGCGCACCCGGCGCGATCCGCCGCGCGCTGCGGTGGGCGCGCCGCCGGCTGCGGGCGTGGCGCGCGGCGCGAGAGCTCCGGGGGGCCGCGACGGTTTCCGTCACCGGACCGCTGAACGGGGCGCGGATGGTCCGCGACCTCCGCTCCCTGGCGCCCGACGTCCTCCTCCTCGCCGGCTGCGGCGTGGTGGGCGACGAGATCCTCGCGGTTCCGCGTGAAGGAACGGTGAACGTCCATCCCGCGCTCCTCCCGTGGATCCGCGGGAACGGCCCGGTGGAGAACTCCGTCCTCCGCGCGGTGCCGCCCGGCTGCACCGCGCACCGGGTGGATGCGGGGATCGACACCGGGCCCATCATCTCCCGCCGCCTGGTCCGCCTCGCGGGCGGCGAGACGCTGGGCGACCTCCGCCGCGCGGCCGGCGCGCTGTGGGTGGAGATGGCGGCGGAGATCGCGGCGGCCGCGGCGGCGGGGCCCCTCCCCGCGGGAACGCCCCAGCACGAGCGGCACCCGCTCTGCCGCGCGGTGACCGACCCCGCCGCGCTCGCCGCCGCCGAAGCGGCCGCCGCCGCGGGCGCGCCGAAGATCGTCTTCGACCGGTGGGCCGCGCGCTGCGACCCCGGCGACCTTTCCCTCGCTCCGGATGCCCTCGCGCCGGGGCCCACCGATCTCCATCCCGCCGGCACCCCAGCCCGATGA
- the ybeY gene encoding rRNA maturation RNase YbeY has protein sequence MNEIEVEVSVGEGVTPPVQPERVGAAVRHVLAAEGLAAAEISVALVGDEEIATLNQDYLQHEGPTDVISFALHEDGDPPLGDVYVGVDQAVRQAAEFGATPAEEVLRLAIHGTLHVLGYDHPIDAGRTESEMFARQEELLRAFLDGARE, from the coding sequence ATGAACGAGATCGAGGTGGAGGTCAGCGTCGGGGAAGGGGTGACGCCGCCGGTGCAGCCGGAGCGCGTGGGGGCCGCCGTGCGTCACGTGCTGGCCGCAGAAGGCCTCGCGGCGGCGGAGATCTCGGTCGCGCTGGTGGGGGACGAGGAGATCGCGACGCTGAACCAGGACTACCTGCAGCACGAGGGGCCCACGGACGTCATCTCCTTCGCGCTGCACGAGGATGGCGATCCGCCGCTGGGCGATGTCTACGTCGGCGTGGACCAGGCGGTGCGGCAGGCGGCCGAGTTCGGCGCCACTCCGGCGGAGGAGGTGCTGCGGCTGGCCATCCACGGCACGCTCCACGTCCTCGGCTACGACCATCCGATCGATGCGGGGCGCACGGAGAGCGAGATGTTCGCGCGCCAGGAGGAGCTGCTGCGCGCGTTCCTCGACGGGGCGAGGGAGTAG
- the rlmN gene encoding 23S rRNA (adenine(2503)-C(2))-methyltransferase RlmN, giving the protein MTVTATIKPDLAGLLPEDAEAMLKQHFAERGQAKYRAGQVAKWLYERLASGFDEMTDLPAAEREALKEKFELSSPAVAKLSRSVDGTAKHLWRLKDGELIESVLIPTPSRLTLCISSQAGCAMACSFCATGWAGYRRQLGAGEIVSQYRGARRWARENGYGEISNIVFMGMGEPLMNPKSLFPTLAILNRGYGVGARRITVSTVGVVPGILQMAEMPEQYRLAVSLHAPNHELRQKLIPLEKKYPLPVLLDALRKFDEAGGKRITFEYVMIDGVTDLPGLAEELAGVIGEFNAFVNLIPFNPIPGTDWQPSKRARLTEFVDVLEARGIPAAVRESRGRDIAAACGQLRAEATEGRKPVQMGSI; this is encoded by the coding sequence ATGACCGTCACCGCCACGATCAAGCCCGACCTCGCCGGCCTTCTTCCCGAAGACGCCGAGGCCATGCTGAAGCAGCACTTCGCCGAGCGCGGCCAGGCCAAATACCGGGCCGGGCAGGTCGCGAAGTGGCTGTACGAGCGGCTGGCGTCCGGCTTCGACGAGATGACGGACCTTCCCGCGGCCGAGCGCGAGGCGCTGAAGGAGAAGTTCGAGCTCTCCTCGCCCGCCGTGGCCAAGCTCTCGCGCTCGGTGGACGGCACCGCCAAGCACCTGTGGCGGCTGAAGGACGGCGAGCTGATCGAATCGGTCCTCATCCCCACCCCTTCGCGGCTGACGCTCTGCATCTCGTCGCAGGCGGGGTGTGCCATGGCGTGCTCGTTCTGCGCCACCGGGTGGGCCGGGTACCGCCGCCAGCTCGGCGCGGGCGAGATCGTGAGCCAGTACCGCGGCGCCCGCCGCTGGGCGCGCGAGAACGGCTACGGCGAGATCAGCAACATCGTGTTCATGGGGATGGGCGAGCCGCTCATGAACCCGAAGTCGCTCTTTCCCACGCTGGCCATCCTGAACCGCGGCTACGGAGTGGGCGCGCGCCGCATCACCGTCTCCACCGTGGGCGTGGTCCCCGGCATCCTGCAGATGGCGGAGATGCCGGAGCAGTACCGGCTGGCCGTCAGCCTCCACGCGCCCAACCACGAGCTGCGCCAGAAGCTGATCCCCCTGGAGAAGAAGTATCCGCTCCCGGTCCTGCTCGACGCGCTGCGCAAGTTCGACGAGGCGGGGGGGAAGCGGATCACCTTCGAGTACGTGATGATCGACGGCGTCACCGACCTTCCCGGCCTGGCCGAGGAGCTGGCCGGCGTCATCGGCGAGTTCAACGCGTTCGTGAACCTGATCCCCTTCAACCCCATCCCGGGGACCGACTGGCAGCCGTCGAAGCGCGCGCGGCTGACCGAGTTCGTCGACGTGCTGGAGGCGCGCGGCATTCCCGCCGCCGTGCGCGAGAGCCGCGGCCGTGACATCGCCGCCGCCTGCGGCCAGCTCCGCGCCGAGGCCACCGAGGGCCGCAAGCCGGTGCAGATGGGCTCCATCTGA
- a CDS encoding HDIG domain-containing metalloprotein, whose translation MPTGERPPVDRRAVPRDPGEPHHPRRRRTRLLHHATRAAIFLAAAAAIYLLFPSGASPGPVVLERGVVAPADVIARIPFQIPKTEEELRHEQDEAARGVPPVYDYAAQAADSLAGAIRGFFAAAAQAAALPVPERDAAVRAVLARSGVPTTLGGIEVLSDSARRTALQVATERAVREQLPRGIAAGSPGRSGISAVRVRGIAGGERLLPADSLVTADEFFRAAQTYLPADAGADAAELQRLLLVRWFQPSLAVNQGATEAARARARSAVDRVKSRVLAGEKIVGAREQVGEREEERLRAYQAALSASGGGERARPTPARAAGSILYNLLLLSIVALLLRYSRLHLYRDLRSVAFVALLVVVVAALAATIARLDLPPELIPVPFAAMLIAVLWGGRLALPVALVLALLLGGQAPFLGVAVPFTAAIGGAAAAFGVRVAQRRVQTWIVVGMIATAFAAAALSVGLLRGWTLHEIGWSALWGAVNATGSSLLAVGFLPVAEWFTRVTTNQTLQELADPKHPLLQRLQMEAPGTYAHTISVANLAEAVCTAIGANALLARVGVYYHDIGKVVKPQYFIENQPRGRNPHDKLKPAMSAAIVRSHVVEGMKLAEQHKLPDAVKAFIAQHHGTQPISFFLQQAKESDPNCRVEARDFAYGGPKPQTRETAVVMIADSVESAARAMQDPSPERIRELVERIVNAKIAAGQLDQSPLTLKEIATAKEVLARALGSMYHHRVDYPAEKNGGGDSAPPAPPAPSAASEPAASAR comes from the coding sequence ATGCCCACCGGCGAACGGCCGCCCGTAGACCGCCGCGCGGTGCCGCGCGACCCGGGGGAGCCCCACCACCCCCGGCGCCGCCGCACGCGCCTGCTGCACCACGCCACCCGCGCCGCCATCTTCCTGGCCGCGGCGGCCGCCATCTACCTGCTCTTTCCCTCGGGCGCCTCGCCGGGGCCCGTGGTCCTCGAGCGCGGCGTGGTCGCCCCGGCCGACGTCATCGCCCGCATCCCCTTCCAGATCCCCAAGACCGAGGAAGAGCTGCGCCACGAGCAGGACGAGGCGGCGCGCGGCGTTCCCCCCGTGTACGACTACGCGGCGCAGGCGGCGGACAGTCTGGCCGGCGCGATCCGCGGCTTCTTCGCGGCCGCGGCGCAGGCGGCGGCGCTGCCGGTTCCCGAGCGCGACGCGGCGGTGCGGGCGGTGCTCGCGCGCAGCGGGGTGCCCACCACGCTGGGGGGGATCGAGGTGCTCTCCGACTCGGCGCGGCGGACGGCGCTGCAGGTGGCGACGGAGCGGGCGGTGCGCGAGCAGCTTCCGCGCGGGATCGCGGCGGGGTCGCCGGGGCGGAGCGGGATCAGCGCGGTGCGGGTGCGCGGGATCGCCGGCGGCGAGCGGCTGCTGCCGGCCGACTCGCTGGTGACGGCGGACGAGTTCTTCCGCGCCGCGCAGACCTATCTCCCCGCCGACGCGGGGGCGGACGCGGCGGAATTGCAGCGGCTGCTGCTGGTGCGCTGGTTCCAGCCGTCGCTGGCGGTGAACCAGGGGGCCACCGAGGCGGCGCGGGCGCGGGCGCGCTCGGCGGTGGACCGGGTGAAGTCGCGCGTGCTGGCGGGGGAGAAGATCGTGGGCGCGCGCGAGCAGGTGGGCGAGCGCGAGGAGGAGCGGCTGCGCGCCTACCAGGCCGCGCTCTCGGCGAGCGGCGGCGGCGAGCGGGCGCGGCCCACGCCGGCGCGCGCGGCGGGATCCATCCTCTACAACCTGCTGCTGCTCTCCATCGTGGCGCTGCTGCTGCGCTACTCGCGCCTGCACCTGTACCGCGACCTGCGCTCCGTCGCCTTCGTGGCCCTGCTGGTGGTGGTCGTGGCCGCGCTGGCGGCGACGATCGCGCGGCTGGACCTGCCGCCGGAGCTCATCCCCGTCCCCTTCGCGGCGATGCTGATCGCGGTGCTGTGGGGCGGGCGGCTGGCGCTTCCCGTGGCCCTGGTGCTGGCGCTGCTGCTGGGCGGGCAGGCGCCGTTCCTGGGGGTGGCGGTGCCCTTCACGGCGGCGATCGGCGGCGCGGCGGCGGCGTTCGGGGTGCGCGTGGCCCAGCGCCGGGTGCAGACCTGGATCGTGGTGGGGATGATCGCCACGGCGTTCGCGGCGGCCGCGCTCTCCGTCGGCCTGCTGCGGGGGTGGACGCTGCACGAGATCGGCTGGTCGGCGCTCTGGGGCGCGGTGAACGCGACCGGCTCGTCGCTGCTGGCCGTGGGCTTCCTTCCCGTGGCCGAGTGGTTCACGCGGGTGACCACCAACCAGACGCTGCAGGAGCTGGCCGACCCCAAGCACCCGCTGCTGCAGCGGCTGCAGATGGAGGCGCCGGGGACGTACGCGCACACCATCTCCGTCGCGAACCTGGCCGAGGCGGTGTGCACGGCGATCGGCGCCAACGCGCTGCTGGCCCGCGTGGGCGTGTACTACCACGACATCGGCAAGGTGGTGAAGCCGCAGTACTTCATCGAGAACCAGCCGCGCGGCCGCAACCCGCACGACAAGCTGAAGCCGGCGATGAGCGCGGCCATCGTGCGCAGCCACGTGGTGGAGGGGATGAAGCTGGCCGAGCAGCACAAGCTGCCGGACGCGGTGAAGGCGTTCATCGCGCAGCACCACGGGACGCAGCCGATCTCCTTCTTCCTCCAGCAGGCGAAGGAGAGCGACCCCAACTGCCGTGTGGAGGCGCGCGACTTCGCGTACGGGGGCCCCAAGCCGCAGACGCGCGAGACGGCGGTGGTGATGATCGCCGACTCGGTGGAGAGCGCCGCGCGGGCGATGCAGGACCCGTCGCCCGAGCGGATCCGCGAGCTGGTGGAGCGGATCGTGAACGCCAAGATCGCGGCCGGGCAGCTGGACCAGAGCCCGCTGACGCTGAAGGAGATCGCGACGGCGAAGGAGGTGCTCGCCCGCGCGCTCGGCAGCATGTACCACCACCGCGTGGACTACCCCGCGGAGAAGAACGGCGGCGGCGATTCCGCTCCGCCCGCGCCGCCGGCTCCGTCCGCCGCGAGCGAGCCCGCCGCATCCGCGCGGTGA
- a CDS encoding PhoH family protein — translation MPDQAVQHRIPVEGADPLALSGVNDQNLTELGRLAGLRVFLRDDHLLLSGPLEGVERAVPVAQHMIELARRGVPVGTDDVHRLFDTARQDGGGGLERLADAGRVVVPGPKKTISAKSEGQAKYLAAIEDNDIVVGIGPAGTGKTYLAVAMAVDALFKKRVKRIILARPAVEAGENLGFLPGDLQEKIDPYLRPLYDALEDMIPHDRLRRAMESRAIEIAPLAYMRGRTLQDAFVILDEAQNATNAQMKMFLTRLGLNSKAVITGDKTQIDLPRREDSGLLEIEQVLKGIPGIAFAYMKGTDVIRHRLVKEIIKAYAAHSGHEPEAGEA, via the coding sequence ATGCCTGACCAGGCCGTGCAGCACCGGATTCCCGTGGAGGGCGCCGATCCGCTGGCGCTCAGCGGGGTGAACGACCAGAACCTGACGGAGCTCGGCCGCCTGGCCGGCCTCCGCGTTTTCCTGCGCGACGACCACCTCCTGCTCAGCGGGCCGCTGGAGGGGGTGGAGCGCGCCGTGCCCGTGGCGCAGCACATGATCGAGCTGGCGCGCCGCGGCGTGCCCGTGGGCACCGACGACGTCCACCGCCTGTTCGACACCGCCCGGCAGGACGGCGGCGGCGGGCTGGAGCGCCTGGCCGACGCCGGCCGCGTGGTCGTTCCCGGGCCCAAGAAGACCATCAGCGCCAAGAGCGAGGGGCAGGCGAAGTACCTCGCGGCCATCGAGGACAACGACATCGTGGTCGGCATCGGCCCCGCGGGGACGGGGAAGACGTATCTCGCCGTCGCCATGGCGGTGGACGCGCTGTTCAAGAAGCGGGTGAAGCGCATCATCCTGGCGCGTCCCGCGGTGGAGGCCGGCGAGAACCTGGGCTTCCTCCCGGGCGACCTGCAGGAGAAGATCGACCCCTATCTCCGCCCGCTGTACGACGCCCTGGAGGACATGATCCCCCACGACCGGCTGCGGAGAGCGATGGAGAGCCGGGCGATCGAGATCGCCCCGCTGGCCTACATGCGCGGGCGCACGCTGCAGGACGCGTTCGTGATCCTGGACGAGGCGCAGAACGCCACCAACGCGCAGATGAAGATGTTCCTCACGCGCCTGGGGCTGAACAGCAAGGCGGTGATCACGGGCGACAAGACGCAGATCGACCTGCCGCGCCGCGAGGACAGCGGGCTGCTGGAGATCGAGCAGGTGCTGAAGGGGATCCCCGGGATCGCGTTCGCCTACATGAAGGGCACCGACGTGATCCGGCACCGGCTGGTGAAGGAGATCATCAAGGCGTACGCGGCCCACAGCGGCCACGAGCCGGAGGCCGGCGAGGCCTGA
- a CDS encoding VanZ family protein has protein sequence MKRIAARWLPAALWAALIFFLSSRQTLPEPPGPLGWDKLQHALGYAAGGFLLARAAGVRGRGMWIAIALGLLYGASDEVHQVFVPGRNSDVHDWLADATGVLAGVFIQRFFTLRRGRGGNGAAHRTAEASAT, from the coding sequence GTGAAACGCATCGCCGCGCGCTGGCTTCCCGCGGCCCTGTGGGCCGCGCTGATCTTCTTCCTCTCGTCCCGGCAGACGCTGCCCGAGCCGCCGGGGCCGCTGGGGTGGGACAAGCTGCAGCACGCGCTGGGGTACGCCGCGGGCGGCTTCCTGCTCGCGCGGGCGGCGGGGGTGCGCGGGCGGGGGATGTGGATCGCCATCGCCCTGGGCCTTCTGTACGGCGCGAGCGACGAGGTGCACCAGGTGTTCGTTCCCGGCCGCAACAGCGACGTGCACGACTGGCTCGCCGACGCCACGGGCGTGCTGGCGGGCGTCTTCATCCAACGATTCTTCACTCTGCGGCGCGGCCGCGGCGGCAACGGCGCCGCGCACCGGACGGCGGAGGCTTCGGCGACATGA